The Spiroplasma citri genomic sequence TAATGATAATAGTGATCTTCATTTTGTTGATTTTCATGCGGAAGCTAGTGCAGAAAAATTAGCTTTTGCTTGGAACTATGATGGTATTATTACTGGTTTTTTTGGAACACACACCCATGTTCAAACGGCAGATAATCGAATATTGCCAAAAGGAACAGCATATATCACTGATGTTGGGATGTGTGGTAGTTATAATTCAATTATTGGAGCAAATCCAGAGGAAATTATTATTAAAGAAAAAACTGGTTTACCAGTGCGTTTTGAACCAGCAACTGAAAATGATAAATTAATTTTTTCAGCAGTATGATTACAAGTAGATGATAAAACTAATCAAGCAGTGAAAATTGAACGAATTTTAATTCGTCCAGAAAATGAAACTGATTTTTTAGCATAGATAAAGGAGCAACTTAAATGACTAGTTTAATTAAAACGAATGTAATCATTATTGTTATTTGTATTATTCTAGGAATTTTTTTGTGTTGTTATTTTTTTCTACGTTGTTATCGTCTTTTAAATAAGAAAACAAAACGAGGAGAAATTCAATTGCCCGAATATATTGAAAATAGACACTTTATTACTTCTGATCAATATGAATTATCAACATTAGGAACAATTGATAAAACTGGTCAGGATATTATTTTAGCAGTTCATGATTTATATGGTAGTAAGGAAAATTTTGCTGGTTGAATTAATAATGCGACATGAGCTAAGAATAAAGTTTCAGTAATTGCTTTTAATCAACGAAATGTTAGGGATAATGTACCAACTAGGATTAAAAATGTTGGAATTTTAGTTAATGATATTATTGATGTAATTACAGCTTTAAAAAATAAATATGAACAACAAAGAATTGTTTTATTATTAGAAGGATTTTCATGTGGTTTAATTAATTTATTATTAGAACAAAAACCATTAATTGAAAAGGTTATTTTTGTTAATCCAATTACAAATTCAAATGGAATAAGATTTTCAATACTTAGTAAAATTGGGATTGGATTTGGATTTTTATTTAATTTAAACAAAATTCTTAAAATTCATATTGATTATCAACTTTTAAGTCAAAATGAAGCCTATAGTACTTTAAAGATAGAAAAAGAACAAACTTATTTTTTAAATCAAATTTTACAATTCAATTATCTTAATAAAAAGATAGTAAAACAAATTAATAATCTCAAAGTAAAGACTTTAATATTGCAAGCAGAGGCTGATAAATTTTATAATGCAAAACAAGTAGTTTTAATTACTAATCCACTGGTTAAAATAAAAAAAATTGAGACAGCAAAACATTATTTATTTACTAATCAAACTATTAGTGCTGAAATTTTTAATGAAATAATTAATTTAAATTAAAATTAACTAATTTTTAAGTTATAATATATTTGTTGTCAAGTAACAACATAAAAATTATTCAGAAGTGGTTAGTACGCTAAACAATGATCCACTAGCAACCCTATATTTAACTAGAAGGTGCTTTTAGCAGGGCAAAATGATATGCTACCAATAAGATTTATTAGTTATTGAATAGGACTTAACTGTTAATTTATATGTAAACATATTGTTATTAATGCCACATTATTCTGATGTGGTTTTATTTATGATTAAGGAGAAGAAAAGATGGGAAAAGAACGAATTTTATTTACATCAGAATCAGTATCAGAAGGACACCCGGATAAGATTTGTGATCAAATTTCAGATGCTGTTTTAGATGCATGTTTAAAAGAAGACCCCTTATCACGAGTGGCATGTGAATGTTTTATTACAACTAATCGGGTTATTATTGGTGGTGAAATTACGACAAAAGCAAAGGTTGATTATGCCAATGTAGCACGGAAAGTGTTAAAAGAAATTGGGTATAATAATGCAGAATGAGGAATTAATTGACAAAATTGTGAAGTTGAAATACTAGTTAAAACACAATCACCAGATATTTCTATTGGTGTTGATAAAGCCGGAGCTGGTGATCAAGGAATTATGTTTGGTTATGCAACAAATGAATCAGATAATTATATGCCGTTAGCAATTTCAATTGCTCATGCCTTAGTAAAGAGAGCAAGTATGCTACGCAAAAAAGGAATGTTTATTGGGGCACGACCAGATATGAAATCACAAGTAACATTAGATTTAACTAATGTTAAACATATTTATATTGATACAATCTTAATGTCAATTCAACATGATGAAGATATTGATGAAGCTAAATTTAAGCATTTTGTTATTACAGAAATTATGGAACCAGTTGTGCAAGAATTTAAAATGAATTTAGATTTTAAAGTTTTAATTAATCCAACTGGTCGATTTGTAATTGGTGGGCCAAAAGGTGATGCTGGATTAACAGGACGAAAAAATATTGTTGATACATATGGTGGATATGCTCGTCATGGTGGTGGTGCTTTTTCGGGGAAAGATGGAACAAAAGTTGATCGTTCAGCAGCATATATGGCTCGTTATGTCGCAAAAAATATTGCTGCAGCAGGACTAACTGAACGATGTGAGATTCAATTATCTTATGCAATTGGCGTGGCTGAACCAATTTCAATTTTTGTTGAAACATTTGGAACTAATTTTGTAACAAATGATATTATTTTGCAGGCAATTAAAGAAAATTTTGATTTTCGTCCCCAAGCAATGATTGAAACATTAGATTTACAAAAACCAATTTATCAACAAACTGCAACTTATGGACATTTTGGTCGTTACCATACTGAACTACCATGAGAAAAATTAGATAAAGTTCAAAGTTTAATAAAATATTTACCAGTTGTTTAATTTTTAGATATAATTAACATAAAGAATAAGAGGAGAAAAACTAATGAAGTATAAGTTAATTGCTCTTGATTTGGATGGTACAACAGCAAGGAGAAATCGAATTTCAAAGCAAAATGTTACAGCCATTAAGTGAGCATTGGCAAATGGAATTAAAGTAATTATTGCAACTGGCCGTAGTATTGGTGCCATTAGAAAAGTAGCAAAAAAATTA encodes the following:
- the metK gene encoding methionine adenosyltransferase; translation: MGKERILFTSESVSEGHPDKICDQISDAVLDACLKEDPLSRVACECFITTNRVIIGGEITTKAKVDYANVARKVLKEIGYNNAEWGINWQNCEVEILVKTQSPDISIGVDKAGAGDQGIMFGYATNESDNYMPLAISIAHALVKRASMLRKKGMFIGARPDMKSQVTLDLTNVKHIYIDTILMSIQHDEDIDEAKFKHFVITEIMEPVVQEFKMNLDFKVLINPTGRFVIGGPKGDAGLTGRKNIVDTYGGYARHGGGAFSGKDGTKVDRSAAYMARYVAKNIAAAGLTERCEIQLSYAIGVAEPISIFVETFGTNFVTNDIILQAIKENFDFRPQAMIETLDLQKPIYQQTATYGHFGRYHTELPWEKLDKVQSLIKYLPVV